From a region of the Nyctibius grandis isolate bNycGra1 chromosome 10, bNycGra1.pri, whole genome shotgun sequence genome:
- the LOC137668212 gene encoding neuropeptide Y receptor type 6-like: MMDKAIQHPSESLPNQTISNISYSQFLNFDTCQPSFLAEFLLITAYTLVTIVGLFGNLCVIIIIKRRKEAQNVTNILIANLSLSDVLICIMCIPVTVAYTLMDYWVFGEAMCKISSFIQSVSVTVSIFSLVLIAIERYQLIVNPRGWKPNISHAYWGILFIWGFSLMISIPFLIFHQLTDEPFKHLSFHSDFYKNKVACIEAWPSVVERLIFTTSLLVFQYCFPLGFIFICYLRIFVCLRRRHGKIDSMRENESRLSENKRINMMLISIVVTFAACWLPLNIFNVVFDWNYEALMSCNHNLTFTICHLVAMISTCINPIFYGFLNKNFQKDLIVLVHHCRCSASQEEYENIALSNLQTDASKGSLKLNNPPVDI, translated from the coding sequence ATGATGGATAAAGCCATTCAGCATCCCAGTGAGAGTCTGCCTAATCAAACTATCTCTAACATCAGCTATTCTCAGTTTTTGAACTTTGATACATGCCAGCCTTCCTTCCTTGCAGAATTCTTGCTTATTACAGCCTACACATTAGTTACAATAGTGGGGCTTTTTGGAAATCTTTGCGTGATTATTATAATAAAGAGACGGAAAGAAGCTCAAAATGTTACCAACATTTTGATTGCCAACCTCTCTTTATCAGATGTCTTGATCTGTATCATGTGTATTCCTGTCACAGTCGCATATACCTTAATGGACTACTGGGTATTTGGGGAAGCTATGTGCAAAATAAGTTCTTTCATACAAAGTGTATCTGTCACAGTCTCCATTTTCTCACTCGTACTGATTGCTATTGAGAGGTATCAGTTAATTGTGAACCCGCGTGGCTGGAAGCCTAATATTTCCCATGCTTACTGGGGAATTCTTTTCATCTGGGGGTTTTCCCTCATGATATCcattccttttttaatatttcaccaATTAACAGATGAACCCTTCAAACACCTATCTTTCCATAGTGATTTCTACAAGAACAAGGTTGCTTGCATCGAAGCGTGGCCATCCGTTGTGGAACGACTGATTTTTACCACTAGTCTCCTGGTTTTCCAGTACTGCTTCCCACTGGGCTTTATTTTTATCTGCTATCTCAGGATATTTGTATGTCTTCGAAGGAGACATGGTAAAATAGACAGCATGAGAGAGAATGAGAGCAGACTGAGTGAAAACAAGAGGATTAATATGATGTTGATATCAATTGTTGTGACTTTTGCAGCTTGCTGGTTGCCCCTCAATATATTCAATGTTGTTTTTGACTGGAACTACGAGGCACTAATGAGCTGTAATCATAATCTCACATTTACAATATGCCACCTCGTGGCCATGATCTCAACATGTATCAATCCCATTTTTTATGGATTTCTCAACAAGAATTTTCAGAAGGATTTGATAGTATTAGTTCACCACTGCAGATGCTCTGCATCACAAGAGGAATATGAGAACATTGCCCTTTCAAATCTGCAAACTGATGCATCTAAGGGAtctctgaaattaaataatCCCCCTGTGGATATCTAA